In one Sphingobacterium daejeonense genomic region, the following are encoded:
- a CDS encoding phosphoribosyltransferase family protein translates to MSSKKTLILNKEQILQKSKRIAYQIIEDNFDEPTIVLVGLADRGYVFAERLQKILKEIAPDKTFELIKVTVQKN, encoded by the coding sequence ATGTCATCTAAGAAAACACTTATATTAAATAAGGAGCAAATTTTACAGAAGTCCAAAAGAATCGCATATCAAATCATCGAAGACAACTTTGATGAACCCACTATTGTGTTGGTAGGTTTGGCAGACAGAGGATATGTTTTTGCCGAAAGATTACAGAAAATATTAAAGGAGATAGCTCCAGACAAAACATTTGAATTGATCAAAGTAACAGTTCAAAAAAACTAA
- a CDS encoding lytic transglycosylase domain-containing protein: MRKIRRGHFPCLDSIKQVSGGSIVFSDEDVNIAQRILRIQKTVPLEYNHRVKAYLDKYISRNYKPYMEKLLGLSEYYFPIYNQIFAEQGIPEEVRYLSVIESSLNPHTVSTSGAVGPWQFIYGTAKGYNMTMDSNFDERKDVYSTTYAVSTYLKDAYDEFNDWLLALASYNCGRGCVRRAIIRSGLNSPNYWQLSPYLPKETQNYIPKFIAMTYVLNHAELYGLTPQVNDLQSEHKVLMLDKSVNLTKVASALTCSPDVLRQLNPGYKRDVVIASPEKQRRLVIPVNASMSDSLIYAALNSPQDEVIQQAIAAVDVKEDKEYKEFTKKVAAVTKSTAKKKSPTFVTYVVRKGDTLSDIANKHRGATVTKIKSDNNIRGSHLKIGQKLKIYKGKS, translated from the coding sequence TTGAGAAAGATAAGGAGAGGACATTTTCCATGCCTCGACTCCATCAAACAAGTAAGTGGTGGATCCATCGTATTCAGTGATGAGGACGTTAATATTGCTCAAAGAATCCTTAGAATTCAAAAAACTGTTCCTTTAGAGTACAATCATCGCGTAAAAGCTTACTTGGATAAATATATTTCCAGAAATTATAAGCCTTATATGGAAAAGTTACTCGGTCTGAGTGAGTATTATTTTCCTATTTATAATCAGATATTTGCGGAACAAGGCATCCCTGAAGAGGTTAGATACCTATCAGTAATAGAATCATCTTTGAATCCACATACTGTTTCTACATCCGGCGCAGTAGGACCATGGCAATTTATCTATGGTACAGCCAAAGGATATAATATGACGATGGATTCAAACTTTGATGAACGAAAGGATGTGTACTCGACTACTTATGCTGTTTCAACTTACCTGAAGGATGCTTATGACGAGTTCAATGATTGGCTGTTGGCTTTAGCTTCCTATAACTGCGGTAGAGGCTGTGTGAGAAGAGCAATAATACGTTCAGGGTTGAATAGTCCAAACTATTGGCAATTGTCCCCTTATTTGCCAAAAGAGACTCAGAATTACATTCCTAAATTCATTGCTATGACTTATGTGCTGAATCATGCTGAATTATATGGATTAACTCCGCAGGTTAATGATCTTCAATCTGAACATAAAGTTTTAATGCTTGACAAATCTGTGAATTTGACGAAGGTTGCTTCGGCACTAACTTGCTCACCAGATGTCCTTAGGCAACTAAATCCTGGTTACAAGCGAGATGTTGTAATTGCAAGTCCAGAAAAGCAAAGACGATTAGTAATTCCAGTCAATGCATCTATGAGCGATTCGTTGATCTATGCTGCTTTAAATAGCCCGCAAGATGAGGTTATACAACAAGCAATTGCAGCAGTAGATGTCAAAGAGGATAAGGAATATAAAGAATTTACCAAGAAGGTGGCTGCAGTAACGAAATCAACTGCCAAAAAGAAAAGCCCAACGTTTGTAACCTATGTAGTCAGAAAAGGGGATACTTTATCAGACATTGCAAATAAGCATCGAGGAGCTACAGTTACGAAGATAAAATCTGATAATAATATTAGAGGTTCACATCTTAAGATTGGTCAGAAACTTAAGATTTATAAGGGAAAAAGTTAG
- a CDS encoding homoserine kinase, whose product MSNPEQVLNKQSKINQDHWLDEVRVFAPATVANMICGFDILGFAVDKPGDEVYMQRVGNPGVRIRSIKGDDGRLPLDPDKNTVSACVMMLLAHLGLETEIGVEIELTKHMPIGSGLGSSSASTVAGLFAINTLLGNPLTKDELMPFCVEGERLACGHGHADNVAPALMGGITLIRGSQPLDIINLPVPDQLVAGIVFPQVDVPTRDARQLIKEKVSLKDAVVQWGNIAGLVSGLYRNDYELISRSMHDVLIEPTRAILIPEFYEMKRIAMDSGVLSFGISGSGPSVVAISKGFEAAQLAVDRIQEHLTANGIESLQFVSAVNAEGPKVLS is encoded by the coding sequence ATGTCAAATCCTGAACAAGTATTAAATAAGCAAAGCAAAATAAATCAAGATCACTGGCTAGATGAAGTTAGGGTATTTGCCCCAGCAACCGTAGCTAATATGATCTGTGGATTTGATATTCTTGGTTTTGCCGTTGACAAGCCTGGCGACGAGGTGTATATGCAAAGGGTTGGTAATCCTGGTGTAAGGATCCGTTCAATAAAAGGAGATGATGGCCGTTTGCCTCTAGATCCGGATAAAAATACAGTAAGTGCTTGTGTAATGATGCTCTTGGCCCATCTTGGTCTAGAAACTGAAATTGGAGTTGAGATAGAATTAACAAAGCATATGCCCATTGGAAGTGGTTTGGGGTCGAGTTCTGCAAGTACCGTAGCTGGCTTATTTGCCATCAATACCTTACTAGGTAATCCATTAACAAAGGATGAATTAATGCCATTCTGTGTTGAAGGTGAAAGACTTGCTTGTGGACATGGTCATGCAGACAATGTTGCTCCTGCCCTAATGGGGGGGATAACATTGATCCGTGGTTCCCAACCATTGGATATAATAAATTTGCCTGTACCTGACCAATTGGTTGCTGGGATAGTGTTTCCACAGGTTGATGTGCCAACGAGAGATGCCAGACAATTGATCAAGGAAAAGGTCTCCCTAAAGGATGCAGTAGTTCAATGGGGAAACATTGCTGGCCTTGTATCTGGCTTGTACCGCAATGATTATGAGTTGATCAGCAGAAGCATGCATGATGTACTGATTGAACCAACTCGCGCTATCCTTATCCCGGAATTCTATGAAATGAAACGAATTGCGATGGATTCAGGTGTTTTGAGCTTTGGTATATCAGGTTCAGGACCTTCTGTCGTTGCTATTAGTAAAGGTTTTGAAGCAGCCCAACTAGCAGTCGACCGGATTCAAGAACACTTGACCGCAAATGGCATCGAGAGTTTACAATTTGTTTCTGCGGTTAATGCAGAAGGCCCAAAAGTTTTATCTTAA
- the thrC gene encoding threonine synthase: MQFYSTNNKDLRVSFQEAVFNSLPQDKGLYMPEAIPQLDPYFIKNIQQYSFQEIAFQIANAIIGKDIPADDLKKIINEAINFDAPLVFLNSETAVLELFHGPSYAFKDFGARFMSRVMGYFSNKGDQLLDVLVATSGDTGGAVALGFLGVEGTRVTILYPKGKVSKVQEEQLTTNGQNIRALEVDGTFDDCQALVKQAFNDPELNQKLRLTSANSINIARLIPQTFYYFWAYAQLKSQGLNEVVFTVPSGNFGNIGAGLLAYKMGLPVSHFVAGTNVNDTVPRFLNSGAYEPKASIQTLANAMDVGNPSNWVRIQDLFENNFEELKGMVSSYTYTDEETKVGMGELFNKYKYVACPHTAIAYLASEAYRKEYPGEYASVFLSTAHPCKFPEAIDSDVYKQVKLPVGAENLHGKPKLAEDLEVDYAAFKDYLIRNN, encoded by the coding sequence ATGCAATTTTACAGTACTAACAATAAAGACTTAAGAGTTTCCTTTCAAGAGGCTGTATTCAACTCATTGCCTCAGGATAAAGGGTTATATATGCCCGAGGCAATTCCTCAATTGGATCCTTATTTTATAAAAAACATACAACAATATTCTTTTCAGGAGATTGCTTTTCAAATTGCCAATGCCATCATAGGCAAGGATATTCCTGCGGATGACCTCAAGAAGATTATCAATGAAGCGATTAATTTTGATGCTCCATTGGTTTTTTTAAATTCGGAAACGGCAGTCTTGGAATTGTTTCACGGTCCTTCTTATGCCTTCAAAGATTTTGGAGCACGATTTATGAGCCGAGTAATGGGTTATTTTTCCAATAAAGGTGACCAATTATTAGATGTGTTGGTGGCTACCTCTGGTGATACCGGGGGAGCCGTAGCATTGGGGTTTCTTGGAGTAGAGGGTACTCGTGTAACCATATTGTATCCAAAAGGAAAAGTATCAAAGGTGCAAGAAGAGCAGTTGACAACGAATGGACAAAATATAAGAGCATTGGAAGTTGATGGAACCTTTGATGATTGCCAGGCATTAGTCAAGCAAGCGTTCAATGATCCTGAGCTTAACCAGAAACTGAGATTGACTTCAGCTAACTCAATTAATATTGCGAGATTAATCCCTCAAACATTCTACTATTTCTGGGCTTACGCTCAATTAAAATCCCAAGGATTGAATGAGGTTGTTTTTACAGTGCCAAGTGGAAATTTTGGAAATATTGGGGCTGGCCTATTAGCGTATAAAATGGGCTTGCCTGTTTCTCATTTTGTTGCAGGAACGAATGTTAATGATACTGTTCCGAGGTTTTTGAATTCAGGAGCTTATGAACCAAAAGCTTCGATACAAACTTTAGCAAATGCTATGGATGTTGGGAATCCTAGTAATTGGGTTCGTATTCAGGATTTATTTGAAAATAATTTTGAAGAATTGAAAGGTATGGTCAGCTCATATACTTATACGGATGAAGAAACAAAAGTGGGTATGGGCGAATTATTTAATAAATACAAATATGTTGCTTGTCCACATACAGCCATAGCTTATCTAGCATCTGAGGCTTATCGAAAGGAGTATCCAGGTGAGTACGCTTCTGTTTTTCTTTCGACTGCGCATCCATGCAAATTCCCTGAGGCAATAGATTCTGATGTTTACAAACAAGTAAAATTGCCTGTTGGAGCAGAAAACCTACATGGCAAACCGAAACTAGCTGAAGACCTGGAAGTGGATTACGCTGCTTTCAAGGACTATTTAATAAGAAACAATTAA
- the thrA gene encoding bifunctional aspartate kinase/homoserine dehydrogenase I yields MKILKFGGTSVGSVESIKAVLSIVKESYDAGEKPLVVLSAMSGITNLLTKMAEDAAEGKPFAEDLKVMEEKHFEVVKKLIAVKFQNPVLTRLKLLINELEDLLQGVTALKELSNQSKDLIISYGERCSNYLVSKVMEQEIPESEYINASYYIKTDSNFGNAHLNEPLTNQLIQALSQTHADKLLFVTGFIGSNEKGRITTLGRGGSDYTAAIFGSVLNATAIEIWTDVNGMLTADPRIVKKAFSLPLLSYTEAMELSYFGAKVIYPPTMVPAFMKKIPIVIRNTFQPKFSGTVIQFESGKSAYPIKGISSISEVSVINLTGSGMVGKSGFSGRLFTLLAREQINVILITQSSSEHSITFAVNPNDSQKAVELIQNEFELELLANKLSMPVVEGDLSILAIVGENMKRTPGMSGKLFHALGRNGINVRAIAQGSSEFNISVIINKEDLSKALNAVHDAFFAELKKTLHVFNIGTGNIGSTLFSQLNKQHDFLEEQNDIEIKVVGISNSRRMYFNENGIDLNSWKEELENDGEVADLATFISKMQEMNLPNCVFIDNTASKLPSTYYENIFQSNISIVTCNKIANSGEYSQYKLLHETARKHGVDFFYETNVGAGLPIVRVLKDLMMSGDRLLKIEAILSGTISYIFNNFKGDASFYDVVKKAQELGFTEPDPRDDLGGIDFMRKMLILGRDAGYPIESSDVELGNILPESCLQANSVDEFYAELLKADDYFNNLKREAEEQGKVIRYIGSLENGKVSISLQMVDESHPFYALSGSDNIISFTTERYKERPLVVKGPGAGAEVTAAGVFADLVNVGA; encoded by the coding sequence ATGAAAATTTTAAAATTTGGCGGAACATCCGTAGGTTCCGTAGAAAGTATCAAAGCAGTTCTATCCATCGTCAAAGAATCTTATGATGCTGGTGAAAAGCCTTTAGTCGTTCTGTCAGCCATGTCTGGAATCACCAACCTATTGACAAAAATGGCTGAAGATGCAGCGGAAGGCAAACCTTTCGCTGAGGACCTCAAGGTAATGGAAGAAAAACATTTCGAAGTAGTCAAGAAATTGATTGCTGTGAAATTTCAAAATCCTGTTCTTACACGACTTAAATTGTTAATCAATGAACTGGAAGATCTTCTGCAAGGTGTAACAGCACTAAAGGAGCTAAGCAACCAAAGTAAAGATCTGATTATTTCATATGGTGAACGTTGTAGCAATTATCTTGTTTCAAAAGTAATGGAACAAGAAATTCCCGAATCAGAGTATATCAACGCTTCTTATTATATAAAGACAGATTCAAATTTTGGGAATGCCCATCTAAATGAACCATTGACTAATCAGCTTATTCAAGCACTCTCTCAAACACATGCTGATAAACTCCTCTTTGTAACAGGATTTATTGGTTCTAATGAGAAAGGACGTATTACCACTCTTGGTCGTGGAGGTTCTGATTATACGGCTGCTATTTTTGGTTCTGTATTGAATGCTACAGCGATTGAAATTTGGACAGACGTGAATGGAATGCTTACTGCTGATCCTAGAATCGTGAAAAAGGCATTTTCATTGCCTTTGCTTTCCTATACTGAAGCTATGGAGCTTTCATATTTCGGTGCAAAAGTCATTTATCCACCGACCATGGTTCCGGCTTTTATGAAAAAAATCCCTATTGTTATCCGCAATACTTTTCAGCCGAAATTTTCAGGAACGGTTATTCAATTTGAGAGTGGCAAATCAGCTTATCCAATCAAAGGTATATCTTCAATCTCAGAAGTATCTGTGATCAATCTGACTGGTTCTGGAATGGTTGGTAAATCAGGTTTCAGCGGAAGGCTCTTCACGCTGCTTGCCCGCGAGCAGATCAACGTCATTCTAATTACCCAATCGTCCTCTGAACACAGTATTACATTTGCTGTAAATCCAAATGATTCTCAAAAAGCTGTTGAGTTGATTCAAAATGAGTTTGAGCTTGAATTATTGGCGAATAAATTGTCCATGCCAGTAGTTGAAGGAGACCTATCTATCTTGGCCATTGTTGGGGAGAACATGAAACGTACTCCAGGTATGTCTGGAAAGCTATTCCATGCCTTAGGTCGGAATGGTATCAATGTTCGAGCTATTGCGCAAGGATCTTCAGAATTCAATATATCTGTTATCATCAACAAGGAGGACTTATCAAAAGCCCTCAATGCTGTGCATGATGCCTTTTTTGCTGAGTTGAAGAAAACTCTTCATGTGTTCAATATAGGAACTGGTAATATAGGGTCAACATTATTTAGTCAGCTAAATAAACAGCATGACTTTCTGGAAGAGCAGAATGATATCGAAATCAAAGTCGTTGGGATTTCTAATTCCCGCAGGATGTATTTCAATGAGAATGGAATTGACCTAAACAGCTGGAAAGAAGAATTGGAAAATGATGGTGAGGTTGCCGATTTAGCGACCTTTATTTCCAAAATGCAGGAGATGAATCTTCCGAATTGTGTGTTCATAGATAATACAGCCAGCAAATTGCCTTCAACCTATTATGAAAATATTTTTCAGTCTAATATTTCCATAGTGACTTGTAATAAGATTGCCAATTCTGGTGAATATTCCCAATATAAATTGTTACACGAGACTGCTCGCAAGCATGGCGTGGATTTCTTTTATGAAACGAATGTCGGTGCAGGCTTGCCAATTGTGAGGGTATTAAAAGACCTGATGATGAGCGGCGATAGATTATTAAAGATTGAGGCCATTCTTTCAGGTACAATCTCTTATATCTTTAATAACTTTAAAGGAGATGCTTCTTTCTATGATGTAGTGAAGAAGGCTCAGGAACTTGGTTTTACTGAGCCCGATCCTAGAGATGATTTGGGAGGAATAGATTTTATGCGCAAGATGTTGATTCTTGGAAGGGATGCGGGTTATCCTATTGAATCTTCAGACGTTGAATTGGGGAATATTTTGCCTGAGAGTTGTTTGCAAGCAAATTCTGTAGATGAATTCTACGCAGAACTTTTGAAAGCAGATGATTATTTCAACAATCTAAAGAGAGAGGCGGAGGAGCAAGGGAAAGTAATTCGATATATTGGATCTCTTGAAAATGGGAAAGTATCTATCAGCCTTCAAATGGTTGATGAAAGTCATCCATTCTATGCGCTATCTGGAAGTGATAATATTATCTCCTTCACAACGGAGCGTTATAAGGAACGTCCATTAGTTGTGAAAGGACCTGGTGCAGGCGCTGAAGTTACCGCTGCTGGCGTATTTGCAGATTTAGTAAACGTAGGCGCTTAA
- a CDS encoding C40 family peptidase, with translation MGVASNATTNTKLYQFVYEWLGTPYRLGGDSKRGIDCSKFSLAVYENVFNTTIGYNSRNQYSNVTPIRKNDLQPGDLVFFKIRSRSITHVGVYLGDDKFAHASSSKGVMVSNLNEAYWKRYYYNGGRPKVDESERIMTADANPTNKSNLH, from the coding sequence ATGGGCGTTGCTTCAAACGCTACTACAAACACCAAACTTTATCAATTTGTATACGAATGGCTAGGAACTCCTTACCGTTTAGGTGGAGATTCTAAAAGAGGTATCGACTGTTCTAAATTCTCTTTAGCAGTTTACGAAAATGTATTTAATACTACTATTGGCTACAATAGTCGCAATCAATATTCCAATGTAACTCCTATTCGTAAGAACGATTTACAACCTGGAGACTTAGTATTCTTCAAAATCAGAAGCAGAAGCATTACACATGTTGGTGTTTATTTAGGTGACGATAAATTCGCACATGCATCATCTAGCAAAGGTGTCATGGTTAGCAATTTAAATGAAGCATACTGGAAAAGATATTATTATAATGGTGGACGCCCTAAAGTGGATGAATCAGAACGTATCATGACGGCAGATGCAAACCCAACTAATAAATCCAACCTACACTAG
- a CDS encoding SGNH/GDSL hydrolase family protein, protein MDNRRDFLKKSLLTLGAAGLGTSLASAIDFSTGAKAKLSINKGDVILFQGDSITDAGRNKQNLKPNDGNAFGNGYAFMAASTLLNKYADKDIKVYNRGISGNRVPDLINRWQEDALDIKPNILSIMIGVNDFWRTMDSGAKNTPAEYKAQYKQLLDSTKSALPNVKLIIIEPFGVKNVKHVTDAWFPEFPKYQNVAKEIAQEYGAIFLPYQQIFDQGLKRNSDGGYWTTDGVHTTMAGANLMAEAWLNLIK, encoded by the coding sequence ATGGATAATAGAAGAGATTTTTTAAAGAAGAGCTTGTTGACACTTGGAGCAGCTGGCTTAGGAACATCATTGGCTAGTGCCATTGACTTTTCAACAGGGGCCAAAGCAAAATTAAGCATTAACAAAGGGGATGTCATTTTATTTCAAGGTGATTCCATAACCGATGCTGGACGGAACAAGCAAAATTTAAAACCTAATGATGGCAATGCCTTCGGCAATGGATATGCCTTTATGGCTGCGAGCACTCTTCTTAATAAGTATGCAGATAAAGACATTAAAGTTTATAACAGGGGGATTAGCGGTAACCGCGTTCCAGACCTAATTAATCGTTGGCAAGAGGATGCCCTAGATATTAAACCTAATATTTTGAGCATTATGATCGGCGTCAATGATTTTTGGAGAACAATGGATAGCGGCGCTAAAAACACACCCGCCGAGTATAAAGCCCAATATAAACAATTACTGGACTCAACAAAATCAGCATTGCCAAATGTAAAATTGATTATCATCGAACCATTTGGAGTGAAAAATGTAAAACATGTAACTGATGCTTGGTTCCCTGAATTCCCAAAATATCAAAATGTCGCAAAAGAGATAGCCCAAGAATATGGCGCGATCTTCCTTCCATACCAACAAATTTTTGACCAAGGATTGAAAAGAAATAGCGACGGTGGTTATTGGACAACCGACGGAGTTCATACAACAATGGCTGGAGCAAATCTGATGGCTGAGGCATGGTTGAACCTAATCAAGTAA
- a CDS encoding aspartate aminotransferase family protein: MISNRELFLKNTAQTSNSPRLLEIERAEGVYLYGPNGEKYMDLVSGFNVSNIGHRHPKVLEAIQDQLDRFMHVTVYGEFVQAPQVQLATELLEVLPNSFQSVYFTNSGAEAVEGSMKIAKKYTGRRQIIAAKHAYHGSTQGALSLIGNDEYRASYAPLLPEISFIEFNNIDDLANITENTAAVIVEAVQGEAGVRVPSKEYMQALRQKCTETGTLLIFDEIQTGFGRTGKLFAFEHFEIIPDILMLAKGIGGGMPLGAFVAPKEIMDVIKDNPMLGHITTFGGHPVSCAAARASLQVIQEENLIQDVERKANLFRSELNIPQIKEIRGLGLMMCLQLENFDQVYQVSNYCANQGLIIDWYLHCETALRIAPPLTISNQQIIESCKIIKAGIAKFC; encoded by the coding sequence ATGATTAGCAATAGAGAACTTTTCCTAAAAAACACCGCTCAGACTTCCAACTCACCACGATTATTAGAAATTGAACGCGCCGAAGGCGTTTATCTTTATGGTCCAAACGGTGAGAAATATATGGACTTGGTTTCAGGATTTAATGTAAGCAACATTGGGCATAGACATCCAAAGGTTTTAGAAGCCATTCAAGATCAACTGGATCGATTTATGCATGTCACGGTCTATGGAGAGTTTGTTCAAGCTCCACAAGTCCAGCTGGCAACAGAATTATTGGAAGTACTTCCAAATTCATTTCAATCCGTATATTTCACCAATTCCGGAGCTGAAGCTGTGGAAGGTTCGATGAAAATTGCTAAAAAATATACCGGCAGACGTCAGATAATTGCAGCAAAACATGCTTATCATGGCAGTACCCAAGGTGCACTTAGCTTAATTGGCAATGATGAATATAGAGCATCCTATGCTCCCCTACTTCCAGAGATATCATTTATTGAGTTCAACAATATCGATGACCTAGCCAACATTACCGAAAATACCGCAGCAGTAATTGTTGAAGCGGTTCAAGGTGAAGCAGGTGTAAGAGTTCCTTCAAAGGAATATATGCAAGCTTTAAGGCAAAAATGTACAGAAACAGGGACTCTTTTAATTTTCGACGAAATTCAAACTGGATTCGGTAGAACAGGAAAACTATTTGCCTTCGAACACTTCGAGATTATTCCAGATATTTTGATGCTAGCAAAAGGAATCGGCGGTGGAATGCCTCTCGGAGCTTTTGTCGCACCAAAAGAAATCATGGATGTTATAAAAGATAACCCTATGCTTGGACACATCACGACTTTCGGTGGACATCCCGTAAGTTGTGCTGCAGCAAGAGCCTCCCTACAAGTTATTCAAGAAGAGAACCTAATTCAGGATGTTGAAAGGAAAGCAAACTTGTTCAGGTCTGAATTGAATATCCCTCAAATCAAAGAAATCCGCGGTTTGGGGCTTATGATGTGCCTACAGCTGGAAAACTTTGACCAAGTATATCAGGTCAGCAATTATTGTGCAAACCAAGGATTGATCATCGATTGGTATTTACATTGTGAAACAGCCTTGCGAATAGCACCACCATTGACAATTTCTAATCAGCAGATCATTGAATCTTGTAAAATAATTAAGGCAGGAATTGCCAAATTCTGTTAG
- a CDS encoding transketolase family protein — protein sequence MKKYTYTESKDTRSGFGAGLLEAGQQNENVVALCADLIGSLKMNDFIKAFPERFFQIGIAEANMMGIAAGLTIGGKIPFTGTFANFSTGRVYDQIRQSIAYSDKNVKICASHAGLTLGEDGATHQILEDIGLMKMLPGMTVINPCDFNQTKAATIALVDHEGPAYLRFGRPVVPNFTPADQKFEIGKAIMLNEGTDVTIIATGHLVWEAIQAGEELEKLGINAEIINIHTIKPLDEEAILKSVTKTGCVVTAEEHNRLGGLGDSVAQFLAKKLPTPQEYVAVDDSFGESGTPAQLMEKYGLNAANIVNAVRKVITRK from the coding sequence ATGAAAAAATATACATACACAGAATCAAAAGATACACGTTCAGGTTTCGGAGCCGGTTTATTAGAAGCTGGTCAACAAAATGAGAACGTAGTAGCCTTATGTGCTGACTTAATCGGTTCATTAAAAATGAACGACTTTATAAAAGCATTCCCTGAGCGCTTCTTCCAAATCGGTATTGCGGAAGCAAACATGATGGGTATCGCTGCAGGTCTTACTATCGGTGGTAAGATTCCTTTCACTGGTACATTCGCAAACTTCTCTACTGGTCGTGTTTACGACCAAATCCGTCAATCAATTGCGTATTCAGACAAAAATGTGAAAATCTGTGCTTCGCACGCTGGTTTGACGCTTGGAGAAGATGGTGCAACTCACCAAATCCTTGAGGATATCGGTTTGATGAAAATGTTGCCAGGCATGACAGTTATTAACCCTTGCGACTTCAACCAAACAAAAGCAGCAACAATTGCGTTAGTAGACCATGAAGGACCTGCTTATTTGCGTTTTGGCCGCCCTGTAGTTCCTAACTTCACTCCTGCTGATCAAAAATTCGAAATTGGCAAGGCAATCATGTTGAATGAAGGAACTGATGTTACTATCATCGCTACAGGTCACTTAGTATGGGAAGCAATCCAAGCTGGTGAGGAATTAGAAAAATTAGGCATCAATGCTGAAATCATCAATATCCACACCATTAAACCTTTGGATGAAGAAGCTATACTTAAGTCGGTTACAAAAACAGGATGTGTAGTTACTGCTGAAGAACATAACCGCTTAGGTGGTCTTGGTGACAGTGTGGCTCAATTTTTGGCTAAGAAATTACCAACTCCGCAAGAGTACGTGGCAGTAGACGATAGCTTTGGTGAATCGGGTACTCCAGCACAATTGATGGAGAAATACGGTCTAAATGCTGCAAATATTGTTAATGCAGTACGTAAAGTAATTACAAGAAAATAA
- a CDS encoding phosphoribosyltransferase family protein: MVILIDDVLNSGRTLAYGLGVFLDVPLKRMRTAVLIDRSHHQFPVFSDYYGLKLSTILKEHVEVVLEEYDKKEDAAYLS; this comes from the coding sequence GTGGTAATATTAATAGATGATGTTTTAAACAGCGGAAGGACCTTGGCATACGGACTTGGAGTTTTCCTTGACGTACCGTTGAAAAGAATGCGTACAGCTGTCCTAATAGACCGTAGCCACCATCAATTCCCTGTATTCAGCGATTATTATGGCTTGAAGCTTTCAACTATCCTTAAAGAACATGTGGAGGTAGTATTGGAAGAATACGATAAAAAAGAAGATGCGGCATATTTATCATAG
- a CDS encoding RNA polymerase sigma factor, translating into MEDSLIIAKFADEKTREEAFRLLLNKYQQKIYWHVRRMVIDHDDADDVVQDIFIKVWRNLEKFREDSQLYTWLYRIATNECITFLNKKKQKQSVSLDDENSAYLSDSLADGAYFNGDKAQMKLQQALLTLPDKQRLVFNMKYFEDMKYEEISEVLGTSVGALKASYHLAVKKIENFFASND; encoded by the coding sequence ATGGAAGATTCCCTGATAATAGCAAAGTTTGCGGATGAGAAAACTCGTGAGGAGGCTTTCCGTTTACTGCTAAATAAATATCAGCAAAAGATTTATTGGCATGTCAGAAGAATGGTCATTGACCACGATGATGCTGATGATGTTGTACAAGATATATTTATCAAAGTATGGCGTAATCTTGAGAAATTCAGGGAAGATTCTCAGTTGTATACTTGGTTATACCGCATTGCAACCAATGAGTGTATCACCTTCTTGAACAAGAAAAAACAAAAGCAGAGTGTTTCATTGGATGATGAAAACTCTGCTTATTTATCTGATTCCTTGGCAGACGGTGCTTATTTCAATGGTGACAAAGCGCAAATGAAATTACAACAGGCATTATTAACCTTGCCTGATAAACAACGATTGGTATTTAACATGAAATATTTTGAAGATATGAAGTATGAAGAAATATCAGAAGTGTTGGGAACAAGTGTAGGAGCATTAAAAGCTTCATACCATTTAGCAGTTAAAAAAATAGAGAACTTTTTTGCCTCAAACGATTAA